In one Trichlorobacter lovleyi SZ genomic region, the following are encoded:
- a CDS encoding cupin domain-containing protein gives MGNVTFEPGCINNWHIHKADKGGGQILLVTGGRGWYQEEGKDAQELHTGDVVHIPAGVKHWHGAAKDSWFVHISVEVPGENKSNEWLEPVDQVSYSKLK, from the coding sequence ATGGGAAACGTCACCTTCGAACCGGGCTGCATTAACAATTGGCATATCCACAAAGCGGATAAGGGTGGCGGCCAAATCCTCTTGGTGACCGGTGGACGTGGCTGGTATCAGGAGGAGGGCAAAGACGCTCAAGAGTTGCATACTGGAGATGTCGTCCATATTCCTGCAGGCGTCAAACACTGGCACGGGGCTGCAAAAGACAGTTGGTTTGTGCACATCTCCGTTGAAGTGCCGGGTGAAAACAAGTCAAACGAATGGCTCGAACCGGTTGACCAAGTCTCTTACAGCAAGTTGAAGTAG
- a CDS encoding aldo/keto reductase, protein MILQETYTLSNGVEIPKLGLGTWLIDKADAKRAVQDAINIGYRHIDTAQDYFNEAEVAAGIKDCGISRNEIFLTTKLSARYKSYQDSVTAIDGSLQLMGLDYVDLMIIHSPQPWDKFGQSDRFFAGNQDAWRALEEAHKAGKIRAIGLSNFQQQDIDNILKSCSTVPVVNQILAHVSNTPYELIKYSQEQGMLIEAYSPVGHGELLKNRQIVEMAEKYGVSVPQLCIRYSLQLNLLPLPKTANPDHMKNNADVDFEISEEDMATLKSMEKIKDYGDASIFPVYK, encoded by the coding sequence ATGATTTTACAGGAAACCTATACGCTCTCAAATGGCGTTGAAATTCCCAAGCTGGGCCTTGGCACCTGGCTTATCGACAAGGCAGATGCAAAACGGGCGGTGCAGGATGCCATAAATATCGGCTACCGTCATATTGATACCGCTCAGGATTATTTCAATGAAGCAGAGGTCGCTGCGGGGATCAAAGACTGCGGCATCAGCCGCAACGAAATCTTTCTGACCACCAAGCTTTCTGCACGGTACAAATCGTATCAAGACTCCGTAACTGCGATCGATGGCTCTCTACAACTCATGGGGCTTGATTATGTCGATTTGATGATTATTCATAGCCCGCAACCCTGGGATAAATTTGGTCAAAGCGATCGTTTTTTTGCAGGCAATCAGGATGCCTGGCGTGCGCTTGAGGAAGCCCATAAGGCCGGAAAGATTCGAGCCATCGGTTTATCGAACTTCCAGCAACAGGATATCGACAATATCCTGAAATCCTGTTCAACTGTACCGGTGGTCAACCAGATCCTAGCCCATGTGAGCAATACGCCCTATGAACTGATCAAGTATTCTCAGGAGCAAGGGATGCTCATCGAGGCCTATTCTCCAGTTGGGCACGGAGAACTCCTTAAAAACAGGCAAATAGTTGAGATGGCTGAAAAGTATGGCGTTTCAGTGCCGCAACTGTGCATTCGTTATTCCTTGCAGCTCAATCTTCTGCCCTTGCCCAAGACCGCAAACCCAGACCACATGAAGAACAATGCGGACGTAGATTTCGAGA